The following proteins are co-located in the Dromiciops gliroides isolate mDroGli1 chromosome 2, mDroGli1.pri, whole genome shotgun sequence genome:
- the LBX1 gene encoding LOW QUALITY PROTEIN: transcription factor LBX1 (The sequence of the model RefSeq protein was modified relative to this genomic sequence to represent the inferred CDS: inserted 2 bases in 2 codons; deleted 7 bases in 6 codons) — translation MTSKEEGKASSGRRRRRSPLDHLPPPANSNKPLTPFSIEDILNKPSVRRSYSLCGAAHLLSAADKHSPGSLPLAGRALLSQTSPLCALEELASKTFKGLEVSVLQAAEGRDGMNIFGQRQTXTKRRKSRTAFTNHQIYELAKRFLYQKYLSPADRDQIAQQLGLTNAQVITWFQNRRAKLKRDLEEMKADVESAKKLGPSSQVDIVALAELEQNSEAGGXGGPSPGPNSPVLPAGPPQAPGAGHLQLSPPLPLTDQPASSQDCSEDEEDVEVDVDD, via the exons ATGACTtccaaagaagaaggaaaagcgTCGTCGGGGAGGAGGCGGCGTCGTAGC CCCCTGGACCACCTACCACCTCCAGCCAACTCCAATAAGCCACTCACTCCTTTCAGCATCGAGGACATTCTCAACAAGCCGTCGGTGCGGAGAAGTTACTCGCTGTGCGGAGCGGCGCACCTGCTCTCCGCAGCCGACAAGCACTCCCCCGGCAGCCTGCCCCTGGCCGGCCGGGCCCTACTCTCGCAGACTTCACCTCTCTGTGCGTTGGAGGAACTAGCCAGCAAGACCTTTAAGGGCCTGGAGGTCAGCGTCCTGCAGGCAGCCGAAGG CCGCGACGGGATGAATATCTTCGGGCAGCGACAGA CGACGAAGCGGCGGAAGTCGCGCACTGCGTTCACCAACCAC CAGATCTACGAACTGGCGAAGCGCTTCCTTTACCAGAAGTATCTGTCCCCGGCCGACCGCGACCAGATCGCTCAGCAGCTG GGCCTCACCAACGCGCAGGTCATCACCTGGTTCCAGAACCGC CGCGCCAAGCTCAAGCGGGACCTGGAGGAGATGAAGGCCGACGTGGAGTCCGCTAAGAAACTGGGGCCCAGCTCGCAGGTGGACATCGTGGCTCTGGCGGAGCTAGAGCAGAACTCGGAGGCTGGCG AGGGCGGCCCAAGTCCCGGCCCCAACTCACCTGTCCTGCCGGCCGGCCCCCCTCAAGCCCCTGGGGCGGGCCACCTTCAGCTTTCC CCGCCTCTCCCCCTCACGGACCAGCCGGCCAGTAGCCAGGACTGCTCGGAGGACGAAGAAGACGTAGAG GTCGACGTGGACGACTGA